One genomic region from Bombyx mori chromosome 6, ASM3026992v2 encodes:
- the LOC100862826 gene encoding atonal codes for MTAETYGHRLVYSEKDIFSNDVMLEYATEDCYLTWPRSPDSGRSSLEPTPSIDGSISHDSTHIAYRGLSRDMVLEDSAEDNDLLEGSGKRRGRATSAAVLRRRRLAANARERRRMQNLNKAFDRLRGHLPSLGADRQLSKYETLQMAQTYIAALYELLQ; via the coding sequence ATGACGGCCGAAACTTACGGGCATCGCTTAGTTTACTCGGAAAAAGATATTTTCTCTAATGACGTCATGTTAGAGTACGCTACAGAAGATTGTTATCTTACGTGGCCAAGATCTCCCGATTCGGGAAGGTCTAGTTTGGAGCCGACACCCTCGATCGATGGAAGCATCAGCCATGACTCTACGCACATCGCCTACCGTGGCCTGTCCAGGGACATGGTGCTAGAAGACAGCGCGGAAGACAACGACTTACTAGAAGGTTCCGGAAAGAGGAGAGGGAGAGCAACCAGCGCAGCTGTCTTGAGGAGACGTCGGTTGGCCGCTAACGCGAGGGAAAGACGAAGAATGCAGAATTTGAACAAAGCATTTGACAGGCTCCGTGGTCACCTTCCGTCTCTAGGAGCTGACCGGCAACTCTCTAAATACGAGACCCTGCAAATGGCTCAGACGTACATAGCCGCCCTTTACGAGCTCCTGCAGTAA